ccgtttatattacttgataacgatctggtacacttgccagggacttaacaatgcTGGAGGGCTTACCGTGGTAGAAGACTCTGGGGAAGTTTCTGGCGGTGTGAGAGATAAGCTTCACGACAACAATCACTTCTCTCTGGTTGTCTACATTGGTAATGAGAGTTTGATAAGAAAGACCGATAAGTACTAACATTACATTCATTGTTAAGACGGAGAAGATtatgaggaaaaagaagaaaaagaagatcgAAATCATAGGTACCGAAGGAGGTGGAAGAAGGAAGAACGCAAACGTGGAGAAGATTGGGGAGAACGGTATGGAATCTGACCTCCAAAGCGTTGTCGTCTGAGGGGTTATTGGGTATGGGAGAGGAAGAGGAGGCTGTTATGCGTTCACGGAGTTTGTGAATGAGACTCGAAAGGTTTGCTTTTGCCAATGATGGTTTGGTCTCGACAACATCTCTCATGATGGGTATTGGAGTCGTGAAGCAAGACCTAAAGGTCATGATCCTATAAGGATTTGGAGGGTTGGTGGCAGGAAAGTCGTTGCAAGGTAGGGGAGTTCTAGGAtacttttggaataaaaaagataatgaaaaaggTATAGGAAGCATCTGGAGTGGTGGAGGAAGCAACACCCTTTCATGAACTTCATGGAGGTCGAAATAAAATCTTTAGTCCAAACAAAAACACGAAAGACTTTAGGAGACAAATTCCAAACACCAATCAGTAAAACCCTTCTTATATCCTCAAGcgtaaaataaaaaagcaattCATATAAAACCCTTTGTCAAGAAGAGTTGTTTtccatttatttaaatgtttggAGGACATATAAAGATTTTTACAAAGATCTAAATACATGAGAAGTTTATCCTTTTGTTAAGACAATACATTAATGCAAATTACTTTTACACTTTTCCAGACCAACTAGATAAACTTATTCAACAATCTATTACGAgaccatatatatttttatgcatCAAAAAGGTAGGTgtgataaaagaatattattaacATCATTAAGATCTTGGTCACCTATTTTACCggacattattattataaaaatagtaattaagaattaaagtgCTAacctatataaaattatgataaaaataatagttaaaatttaaagtgtGAAATTGTTAACTTACATAATtagaattaataaattataataaaaaaaacctaaGAATAAATGGcaacaaaatactaaaaaacGGTCAATCCAggtatatttataatttcataatttatagttttgtatataattaataatctacatttataatttataatccaCTTacgtttataattttttaattaatttcaaaatgtaataaaatcttcatttttataataataaatataaaaacataaaaaattatataactaaaaaaccaaaatttatgaacttataataatttgattgatGACTTAAGATAGAAcgatatatttattgataattacaatataaatataaagaaaattacaaagTATTGATAgttctgtttttacatttagatattaaaaacaaataatataccTGATTAATTTGTCCTCTTCCTCGACTTGATTCTTTTTGGTTTTCTGCATAACTCACACTTGGGGCAGTACCTACACAACTTCAAGGCATACAAAAAGTCAAACTAAGAATCAACGTGAAGTTTGGAATTAAAATCCCTGATCCATGAAATATTGATTGGTTCAATACTGAATTCATATAAATTCTAGCACATATTTCGTTTAACCTTTCAAAGTACAATtactcaattatattaaattaaagtaaaattagtaTGCACCAAAGTGTCTACTCTCGAGCTTACAGTCAAGGTATTGAACCTTCAAACTCATGAAGTTTCCATGAGATATGCAGGCAACTATTGTCAAATCAAACCTCTAAACTAGAAAAAGGAAAGACTAacatttttccaattttaagaaacccaaaataaaaagaaactaaagatATCAAGAGACAtagtttagaataaaaaaaaaaaactcatttatcAAACAAAGGACATGTGAATCAAATAGTAATTGACCCAGTGAATCTCAATCAACATTAAACATAAAACtatcaatattttgaaaaggctCACAAGAGAACATATCGAAAGAGATCAAGTTCTCAAAGGCTCACTACTCCTTTCATCACAAGAGAGATACAACAAAAACTGAAAACAGGATAAAAGAAAGGAACATTGGTGTTGACCAACAGACTTAAATCTTtgttcaattataaaaaaaaatataacaaatttaaatttcttgtgACCAActtaaatttactatttttttaattttatttatttaatcattagaccaaaacctaaaattacaaaaatcaaattatctaataaattaaaccaaaatcacccaaactaaatgattataaattaagcttgaaataaaaaatattaaacatgaaaaaattggaaattatatattttaacattacatttcaatttttaatataaatttattcaaataaatacttttaaaactactctattaaatttcatattacaGGAGATAACTTGTCAATTGCTAGTAAACTTCATGAAGTGTTTGCAACTAAAATCTTCCTGTTACCctgtaaaaagaagaaattaaatataataaataataaaataaactgaaaaaatgtccaataaaagaaaattaagaaataaaagaaaaataaagaaagccttaaaaatgaatttttttagtgtcattttttaaagttttctaTCAAATTAATCATGATAAAAACCATGTCACTGCACTGAAACTTTaaatctatattaaattatgttttagttttaatttaaataatgtattatcattaaatttaaattaggtCCGTAAGTTATAATCCTAATAAAAACCAAAGTAGAAAAGCCTTTTACTTATACTATTTGGGTGGTGAGATAAAGGAGATAGAAGAGGTGACTCTTTCTTTTGTATGTGACGCTATAAATGGGACTAAATCATACACACTAATATTAGCAATAGTTTAGCCTCACCAGAAATTTCAGTTGTAGATCCCATTGCAACACCTAATGATATGTCCTgcatcataaatatattttttaagttaaacacATTTGACAAGCTTAACCTTAtatgcaaaattgaaaattatatagtaaaataattgATGTGGAAACCATACCAACTTCTTCTTGAAAGGGAAAATGATTAAGTCGGCATACTCTGCAGGGTTTCCCATAATTGATAACAAAATGATGCTAATGAAATTAACAAGAATGCTCCAACttattctataaaatataaagtgtcAAAGCTTGTTATACATCCTTAATAAGTCAAAAGGAGTGTCATATATTGAAGAGGAATTGTTATTTCTTTAGCAAAATTGTTGGAGTAAAGCTAATGAAATGTGTTGAATCAAGGGTAAAACATCAATCACCTCTTATGCATTAAAAATTTGTCGATGTGTTTTTAATTGAAAGAAGATGTATCCGGCATATGCTAGAAGCAGAACAATGCCACTTGCTCTCTCCATCCTGCACCATTCAATTTTTAAGACCAATCAGATTCAAATGCTTTCTTCACAATATAACATAAAGCAATGCTTCCTTTGACTATCCTtctaagacaaaaaaaaaaaatgtaaaaaatagaTGAAAACTGTAGTtaagaaaaatggagaaaaatggTGATCTCAAGTTTGGCCAGGCCGCTCCCAGGACAAAATCTGCTTCCTAATCCAAATGGAATAAAAGAACCTGCTCTTGCTGTGTGATTCTgcaaaatacataattttaagaAACATAACATATCATCTTTTGGATTAACTATATATCATACATGCTTCCCATCTGGAAGGATCGAATTCCTTTGGATTGATGTAAGTTTCAGGGTCCACATTTCCACCCTTTTGGTATAGTAAAACCtgcaatttttcatttttccataAATGCTAAGGTATTGCAATGAAcgaaaatttttaaatgttgtaaGAAATACTGAAAATTATGGCACTGAATAACTAAACTAAACTAACCATTGATGTTGAGGTCAACCTTTGCCTGTCTAAAGTTCTCAAAAGAGATAGATGTTTTGCGCAACATCTCATGGATAACTTATTCAGAATATAGTTTTCTCAAACATAGCTTTTTTAAACAGCTTCATTTCTCATCTTAATGATTCAGANNCTCNTAAACANAGATTACATGCCATCAagaacatattatatataaatataaNTCTATATACCTTTGAAAGATATTCCATTTGCTTAATTTCCTTTATGTATCAGACGAAAGAAGGACCATTGCAATGCTGGTCTGTCGCCGCTACTCTATCACCGCAAGTGGTCATCACCGGTTGGAGGAGAGAAGAGACTCACAAATTTTGCCGCTTGGAGGTAAGTAAAACATGAATCGTTGCAGATTGCTGGCCGCACCCACCAGTGCCTCCATTAACGCTACCTGCCCAACCACCACGGGAAACCCGAAAGCGAGAATTAGAAACCCAAATCCCCAATTCGAAACCCTAACCCCAAAAACGTACCAACAATCTGCGGATGAGCATAGAAAACACACGAAATTCTCTAAATCAGAACCCCAATCCCAAAATCGCAACTTCAAAAGCCATTCCTTCAATGCCAGAGGTCGTCGTCGTTGCCGGCTAGATGAGAGATTTAGAAGCAAATTATTAGTGTGAAGATGGAAAGGAAGAGAAACTACGGGAGATGGAGAGGGAGAGAAATGGGAGGGTTTAGGACTCTGAAAcgcaaaagaaattaaaaagataaatttaatttttcattttagtattaacatatgttataaatttaaataatataaaatttaagtctcATTCTCTTTTGACagacttaaaacaaaaatttttaaGTCTCTTCTCGTATTACCAGACTTAAAATAGTttctttaatttacaaaattgccaccgcataattttaaaatataaatttaagtctgttattaGATTAACAGACTTAAAGTAAcatcttttatttacaaaattgccaccgCATATTTTTTAAGTCTGATATTTTCTTAACAGACTTAAATAACAGACTTAAAAGCCTCATTTTGCACTAGTGGAAATTTAAAGTTGATTTGAACTTTGATGGAAATGAATCTTATCAGTTTTGTTGAATGCAGAGTAGAACATCGTGGGTTGGAGAGGGTACATCTCAGTACAAGGGAGACCTGTTAGCCTTGCCTCTTCATGAGATGAGGGCAAACCATTTCTTTGTGTAAAGGTGAACTCTTTAGTTGTATATAAAGGAATACCCTAGACAATAATAGGTCAAACAGGACAACACAAATGGTCCAAACACGCTAAGAACATAGGATTATAAGTTCAACACAAGTCAGGACACTTCAAACACCTTTTACACTAAAAATACTTCAACACCATCATGCAACAAAAAAGAGACAACTAAACAAATTCGACTCGAGTACTGCCCAACAGAAGACCAAATTGCAGATATCTTTACGAAGGCATTACCACGACCAAGATTTGAANNNNNNNNNNNNNNNNNNNNNNNNNNNNNNNNNNNNNNNNNNNNNNNNNNNNNNNNNNNNNNNNNNNNNNNNNNNNNNNNNNNNNNNNNNNNNNNNNNNNNNNNNNNNNNNNNNNNNNNNNNNNNNNNNNNNNNNNNNNNNNNNNNNNNNNNNNNNNNNNNNNNNNNNNNNNNNNNNNNNNNNNNNNNNNNNNNNNNNNNNNNNNNNNNNNNNNNNNNNNNNNNNNNNNNNNNNNNNNNNNNNNNNNNNNNNNNNNNNNNNNNNNNNNNNNNNNNNNNNNNNNNNNNNNNNNNNNNNNNNNNNNNNNNNNNNNNNNNNNNNNNNNNNNNNNNNNNATATTGTAGAAAAGTCtaagataggaagaaaaatcaagaatagtCTACATATGTGAAAATGTAGAACATTCCACATAAGTTGTGGCTAGCATATTCTAGAATAATCCATGGGTCTATAAATACCCATGTACTCTACCATTTGATGCATGTAGGCaagaagccaacatctacaacaactaagacagctacaacacttcttccaactactaccTTTACATTCTACTATCTCCACAttttctctacattttctctaccttatcaactactcctttcacaacctttaAAATACTAACAGTGGTACCAGAGCTACGTTCGGTCATCTACTGGGCgtagataaaattttcaattaccttaaacaaaactataactCCATTTTGTACTacctccaaaatattttctcaactcATGGCAACTACCAATCAAACATCACTTCCAGTACCTATTTTCACaggagaaaattatgatttctgGAGTGTTAAAATGAAGACATTCTTCCGCTCTTAAGATATATGGGACATCATAGAAGAAGGATTCACTATTCCAGAAGACACCTCCACTCTTACTACAGCTCAAaagaaggagttgaaggaaaacaaGCAGAAGGATTCGAGGGTTTTATTTGTTCTTCAACAAGTAGTTGATGACACAATTTTTCCAAGGATAATTGGTGCCACCAATGCAAAGCAAGCTTGGAACACAATACAAGAGGAGTTTCAAGGAAGTGACGAGGTACGCAATGTTAAACTTCATTCTCTAAGACGAGAGTTTGAATtattaagaatgaaagaatCTGAGACCATCAAAGACTNCTATTCTNgaataaaagaaatagttagtCAGATGAGNGCCTATGGGGAAAATATTCTTGACAAAAAGATcgttgagaaaattttaatttcaattcccCAAAAATATGATGCAATCGCAATTGCGATTGAACAAACAAAAGATTTGGCTACATTGTNAGTAACACAACTAATGGGCTCTCTTGAAGCTTATGAGCAAAGATTGAAAAGGCATGAAGAAGACTCGACTGAAAATGCCtttcaatcaaaactaaaattgcaGTCTCAGAAAGAAtgtaaaggaaataaaagtagaggagaaatttctagaaataaagaaaattctaaaaGCTTCTCTATGACTCATCAAGGAAAATATCCTCCATGTGGCATCTGTAAAAAGACAAGTCACttggaaaaagattgttggCATCACGGAAAACCTCAATGCCACTATTGCAAGAAATTTGGTCACATAGAAAAGTATTGtcgtaataaaaataagcatcAAGCAAACTTTGCGGAAGAAGATAATCAAGACAAACTCTTATTCTATGCCAATCAAGAATCTCCTGGTGGAGAAGGAAGATGGTACTTGGATAGTGGATGCAGCAATCACATGGCGAAAGATCAAAGCATCTTCAAAGACATTGATAAATCTGTCAATGTCAAAGTTCGGCTAGGAAATGGCACCACAGTGGAGTCTCGAGGCAAAGGAACTGTCATGGTGGAAACAAAGAAAGGTACGAAATTCATCAAGGATATTTTACTAGTTCCTAATCTCAAAGAGAATCTTTTAAGTATTGGCCAAATGATGGAGAATGGatattctcttcattttgagaaagatacatgcaaaatttatgatagtaaaatgatagaaattggccaagtaaaaatggagaagagaaatagaagcTTTCCTATAAGCTTCAAACCTGGAACTAATATTGCCATGAAGGTAGAAGTTGATGACTCAAGGCTTTGGCATAGGAGATTTGGCCACTTTAACACACATGCCTTAAAGCTTCTATATCAGAAAAACATGATGAGAGATCTTCCATGCTTGAAGGAGAATAATGAATCATGTGAAGGATGTCTCCTCGGAAAACAACACCGATTACCATTCCCGTCAGATAAAGCATGGAGAGCAAAAGACTTATTGGAGTTGATTCATACCGATGTTTGCGGACCAATGAGAACGCCTTCACATCACAACAACATGTATTTCATCCTCTTCATTGATGACTTCTCTAGAATGACATGGGTCTATTTCTTAAAGGCAAAGTCAGAAGTCTTCGGTGTATTCAAGAAATTTAAGGCCCTTGTTGAGAAGCAAAGtgagaaacaaataaaagtactCAGAAGTGATCATGGCAAGGAGTACACATCTCACGAGTTTGACAAATTCTGTGAAGATGAAGGCATAGAGCGACAACTTACAATTGCATATACTCCATAACAAAATGGCGTGTCAGAGAGAAAGAATCGCACTGTTATGGAGATGGCAAGATCAatgctaaaagagaaaaacatgccTAACACTTTTTGGGCTAAAGCAGTCTACACTGCAGTTTACATTCTAAATAGATGTCCAACTAAGGCAGTCCAAGACAAGACTCCTATTGAAGCTTGGAGTGGGAGAAAGCCATCACCTAAACACCTACGAGTATTTGGTTCTTTCTGCTACATACATGTTCCTGATCAAAGGAGGCACAAGCTTGAAGATAAAACTATACGAGGAATATTCTTGGGATATAGCACACAATCAAAAGGCTATCGAGTCTACAACCTACAAACAAAAAAGCTCATCATCAGTCGAGATgttgaagttgatgaaaatgcttcatggaattgggaagaagaaaaagttgttaaaagcaACATTTTACTTCCAATGCAACAGTCTCAAGAAGAAACTCAAGAAGAGGCAGAAAATTCAAGTATGCTTTCTCCACCTCCACAACAATAAGACTCTTCACCTGAATCTAGTCCAAGAAGAGTAAGATCCTTGGTAGACATATATGAAACTTGCAATATAGCCATGATTGAACCTAACTGTTATGAAGAAGCATCAAAGCAAGAAGTATGGGTCAAGGCCATGGAAGAAGAGATTaaaatgattgagaataataacACTTGGGAACTCGTAAATTGCCCTCATGGAAAAGACATCATAGGAgtgaaatgaatatataaaacaaagctTAATCTTGATGGAACTATACAAAAGCACAAAGCAAGATTGGTCGCTAAAGGATACTCACAACAACCAGGAATAGACTACAATGAGACATTTGCTCCAGTTGCTCGCTTAGATATAATTAGAGTCTTAATAGCTCTTGCAACACAAAAAGGATGGAACATCTATCAACTAGATGTCAAATCAGCCTTTCTAAATGGAGTGCTCgaagaagaaatttatgttgAATAACCACAAGGCTTCATCAAAAAAGGAAATGAAGGCAATGTACTAAGACTAAAAAAGGCATTATACGGCCTAAAGCAAGCTCCTCGAGCATGGTATAGCAAGATTGATAAATACTTCATAGATCAAGGATTCAGGAGGAGCAAGAGTGAGCAAACACTATATATTAAGGCACAAGGTCAGTACCATCTCATTATCTCTTTATATGTCGATGACCTTATCTATACAGGAAACAATATGGAGatgatgaaataatttaaagaagACATGATGAAGACAGTTGAAATGACCGACCTTGGCTTGATGAACTATTTCCTCGGTATAGAGGTGAAACTACAAAAAGAAGGCATATTTAtctctcaaaagaaatatattgaagcTCTACTAAAGAAGTTCAAGATGAATGGTTGTAAACCTGTCACTACTCCATTGGTGGTAAACGACAAACTACAAAAAGATGATGGAGCACAAGAGGCAGATGCATCACGCTACAGGAGTTTAATTGGAAGTCTCTTGTATATGACAACCACACGACCAGACATTATGTATGCTACAAGTCTTCTATCAAGATTCATGCAAAAGCCAAGTCAGATTGATTATGGAGtaggaaaaagaattttaagatatttacaAGGCACAAAGGAGTTTGGTATATGGTACAAAACCATGACTAATTCAAGAATGATTGGCTACACAGGTAGTGATTGGGCAGGATCAATGGACGACATGAAAAGTATGTCTGAATACACTTTCTCACTAGGATCCGGTATTTTATCTTGGGCATCAAAGAAGCAAGCAACTGTGGCACAATCAACAGCAGAAGCAGAGCATGTAGCAGCTGCTGAAACCACAAGTCAAGCAATATGGCTATGAAGAATACTTGAAGAAATGGGTGAACCACAAGATGGACCGACTATTATTTATTGCGACAACAAATCGGCAATAACAATAGCAAAAAATCCAGTCCATCatcaaagaacaaaacacatagCCATTAAATATCACTTCATTCGAGATGAAGAGACAACTAAACAAATTCGACTCGAGTACTGCCCAACAGAAGACCAAATTGCAGATATCTTTACGAAGGCATTACCACGACCAAGATTTGAACTACTACGCACTATGATAGGAGTTACCGAATTTGCATTAAGGAGGAGTATTAAAGTataatgcaaattctagaagaatgtagAAACTCCtaagatagaagaaaagaaatgtaaTACAAGTTCTAGAATATTGTAGAAAAGTCtaagataggaagaaaaatcaagaatagtCTACATATGTGAAAATGTAGAACATTCCACATAAGTTGTGGCTAGCATATTNTAGAATAATCCATGGGTCTATAAATACCCATGTACTCTACCATTTGATGCATGTAGACaagaagccaacatctacaacaactaagacaactacaacacttcttccaactactaccTTTACATTCTACTATCTCCATAttttctctacattttctctaccttatcaactactcctttcacaacctttaAAATACTAACAGCTTTCATCTCCTTAGCTTTAGCTCAACCCCTACACCACCACACAAATTGATTAATCAAAACACAAAAGCgcataaaaaacaaaacccgTTACAATTTTACGATGCACCAACTTAGAAAAATCATCTATATAGGGCAATGGTAATATAGGGTTTGAACGTGGGAACCCTTGCTCCAGCTACCAGTTAATTCCAAAGACAAAAACCAACATCAAAATGCGAAACTATTTCAGAATGTATCTTAAAATATGTACCTTTAGGGCAATGATGGATCGTAGTTTGAGCTCTCAGAAAAAACATCAACCTACGACACTAGTTGCTCTAGGTACTCTCAAACATGATGGAAGAGTAGTTTGCtcgaaaagaaaatgatgaaagatAACCAAGACACTCTTCACTATAAAATTGACACCAATATGGAACATGACCAATATGAAAGAATAAGTTTTGGTGTCAAATGATGAAAACCCAAGTCATGAAAGTTGAAGTTGCTTCCATGGAGATGGTGTCTGAATGCTAAAGCTTTAAATGATGAATAAGAACATGTTTGGAGAGTGGAATGAATGTGTGACTTGAAGGAGATTGAATCAACTCTCAAGAAAAAGGTGTAGGAGAAGTTAAGAAGGTAACTGATGTTAGTGAACTTGGAACAAAAGAGTTGCAAAATTGACAGAATATCTCTATACCATGATCATGCTTGTTTTACAAAGCTTGAGTCACTCCTATTTATATAATGGAAGCGTTAACATGAGTCTCAAATATACAAAGAAAGGTACAAAAAACCTTCGAAAGTTTTAAGAACGTAattgagtcacaaaatctcaacatcGTGTCAAAGGCTCCATTGTGTGGtaagttgagagaaaaagaacTTGATCTCAGAAGATTGAATGAGGATGAAAAGAAAGGTAAGAAAAAGACGTTGATCTTCAAATTTGAGGTTGATAAAGGCAAGAATATCAAAGAAGATGAGGActttgaagaagatgaataaaatatgagtcTCATCattaaaaagttaagaaagttCATGAAGTCCTAGGGAAAAAGAAGATTTAAAGGTGGGAGAAAGGAGAATCAAGAATCCTTCTCAACTTACCATTGTTATGATTGTGGAGAGAAAGTACACATGAAAGCTGATTGTCTAAATCCAAAGAAGGGtgaagaaagaaatcaaaagaagttcttcaagaaaaataaaatatatatctctTGGGATGATGATAATGAATCAACATCAAGCTTAGTTGTCTCTGATGAGCAAGTCAATATATGTTTAACAACAGACCACAATATATCGGAAAGTAAAGTATGTTCTTCTAGcaattctgaaaattttattatagtgaTAATGAATTGTTTGATACTTACAAagaattattaattgaatctgaaaaattagatattgttcccaagaaattgaaaaaggattttaaagaattaaatttaaaatatgaaaatattcttgtagaaaaaaaaattatgttataagaaaggaaaatataataatagtgatGAATGTATCTcttgtataaataaaaagaaacttcTAGATAAGACAATCCATGCTAAaagtagtaaaaataatttacaaaagaaaaagattcttaaaaataagtatgttcctCAGTATAATTAtgattgttataattataaaaataaaagaacccGTAGAGTTTGGGTAGAAGAAATAACTACTCATAGGAACACATATATTGCTACTTctttttattgcatgaaaaatggtcatatctcaaataaatataaaataaaacattatggtgTCCCCTATGGAAAATATACAtggattataaaataatttaaaatattttactaactAACCCAAAGGATCCATACAAAATTGTTAGGCACCTAaaataaatctttcttttttattatgtcAAAAAGTTCAAATTCTAGGAAGTCCATGTGGTACCTTGATAGTGGTTGTTCAAGGCACATGACaggagataaaaagaaatttacaaaCTTTCGGAAGAAGGAACAAGGATATGTTACATATAGTGATAACAAACAAAGGAAAGATTCTTGGTATAGGAGACATAGGA
This genomic stretch from Vigna radiata var. radiata cultivar VC1973A chromosome 7, Vradiata_ver6, whole genome shotgun sequence harbors:
- the LOC106766202 gene encoding uncharacterized protein LOC106766202 yields the protein MMKTVEMTDLGLMNYFLGIEVKLQKEGIFISQKKYIEALLKKFKMNGCKPVTTPLVVNDKLQKDDGAQEADASRYRSLIGSLLYMTTTRPDIMYATSLLSRFMQKPSQIDYGVGKRILRYLQGTKEFGIWYKTMTNSRMIGYTGSDWAGSMDDMKSMSEYTFSLGSGILSWASKKQATVAQSTAEAEHVAAAETTSQAIWL